A window of the Streptomyces sp. NBC_00250 genome harbors these coding sequences:
- a CDS encoding glycosyltransferase family 87 protein, protein MTNDHPQSPHGIGTGPPAPHRTGTEPPHRTRSPFDSDTFTSATFVTVGRGPYLALASVWLLARAGMVLLLLRDTLGIGGVGREVDLYRYWYGQFAQGTFPPGDVTWQYPPGAGLVIMSPGLLPWLTYFQAFVAITLLADAVVTAALARADSARLTHGAWIWVCGLPLLLHLPLARYDVQTTALAVLALLAVNARSTAAHRLGGALAGIGAMVKVWPALTLIGTPRGRTTREAWTAAVVAALALLATLGLFFSESLGFLRQQGSRGIQIESLGGTALALAKATGGWPGRVEFRYGAFEYVGPYVSSLGHLALLLTVIAFGWLLLWRLRAHRWTAATPLDAALTAVLLFTATSRVISPQYMVWLLGLAAVCLTSRDTVMRPVALLLLPAAALSSLAYPVLYDQVIEGTTQGLTVMALRNGLLLAASLLAARRLWTSTVTGPPEESA, encoded by the coding sequence ATGACGAACGATCACCCTCAGTCGCCCCACGGGATCGGGACCGGGCCCCCCGCCCCGCACCGGACGGGGACCGAGCCCCCCCACCGCACCCGGTCGCCGTTCGACTCGGACACCTTCACCTCCGCCACCTTCGTCACGGTCGGCCGCGGCCCCTACCTCGCCCTCGCCTCCGTCTGGCTGCTGGCCCGCGCCGGCATGGTGCTGCTGCTCCTCCGCGACACCCTCGGCATCGGCGGGGTCGGCCGCGAGGTGGACCTCTACCGGTACTGGTACGGGCAGTTCGCGCAGGGCACCTTCCCGCCCGGCGACGTCACCTGGCAGTACCCGCCCGGCGCGGGGCTCGTGATCATGTCGCCGGGCCTCCTCCCCTGGCTGACGTACTTCCAGGCGTTCGTCGCGATCACCCTGCTCGCCGACGCGGTCGTCACCGCCGCCCTCGCCCGCGCCGACAGCGCCCGCCTCACCCACGGCGCCTGGATCTGGGTCTGCGGCCTGCCGCTGCTGCTGCACCTGCCGCTCGCCCGGTACGACGTCCAGACCACCGCCCTCGCCGTCCTCGCGCTGCTCGCCGTCAACGCCCGCTCGACCGCCGCCCACCGGCTCGGCGGGGCACTCGCGGGCATCGGCGCGATGGTCAAGGTCTGGCCGGCACTCACCCTGATCGGCACCCCCCGGGGCCGTACCACCCGCGAGGCCTGGACCGCCGCGGTCGTCGCGGCCCTCGCCCTCCTCGCCACCCTCGGCCTCTTCTTCTCCGAATCCCTCGGCTTCCTGCGCCAGCAGGGCAGCCGCGGCATCCAGATCGAATCCCTCGGCGGCACGGCCCTCGCGCTGGCCAAGGCCACCGGCGGCTGGCCGGGCAGGGTCGAGTTCCGCTACGGGGCCTTCGAGTACGTCGGCCCGTACGTCTCCAGCCTCGGCCACCTCGCCCTGCTGCTCACCGTCATCGCCTTCGGCTGGCTGCTCCTGTGGCGCCTGCGGGCCCACCGCTGGACCGCGGCCACCCCGCTCGACGCGGCCCTCACCGCCGTCCTGCTGTTCACCGCCACCAGCCGGGTGATCAGCCCCCAGTACATGGTCTGGCTGCTCGGCCTCGCCGCCGTCTGCCTGACCTCACGCGACACCGTGATGCGCCCGGTGGCCCTGCTCCTCCTCCCGGCGGCCGCACTGAGCTCACTCGCCTACCCCGTCCTGTACGACCAGGTCATCGAAGGCACCACCCAGGGGCTGACCGTCATGGCGCTCCGCAACGGCCTGCTGCTCGCGGCGTCCCTGCTCGCCGCCCGCCGCCTGTGGACGTCGACGGTCACGGGACCCCCGGAGGAGTCCGCGTAG
- a CDS encoding ABC transporter ATP-binding protein, translated as MADKQGTPTVVVDGVHITYTVRGGPTGGRGTATAALSKILRCGDAKRGSAKHGTAERGDATPPGNRVHAVKGVSFVAYRGEAIGLIGSNGSGKSTLLKAIAGLQPVERGHVYTHGQPSLLGVNAALMNDLTGERNVILGGLAMGMSRAEVRARYAEIVDFSGINEKDDAISRPMGTYSSGMGARLRFSIAAAKSHDVLLIDEALSTGDARFRRRSQERIDELRAEAGTVFLVSHSNSTITETCERALWLEAGTLRMDGPAKEVVAAYEEFTATGPGTGPGKPGK; from the coding sequence GTGGCTGACAAACAGGGCACCCCCACCGTCGTGGTCGACGGCGTCCACATCACGTACACCGTCCGCGGAGGCCCCACAGGCGGCCGAGGTACCGCGACGGCCGCGCTGAGCAAGATCCTGCGGTGCGGCGACGCAAAGCGCGGCAGCGCAAAGCACGGCACCGCAGAGCGCGGCGACGCCACTCCCCCCGGCAACCGCGTCCACGCCGTGAAGGGCGTCAGCTTCGTCGCCTACCGGGGCGAGGCAATTGGCCTGATCGGTTCGAACGGATCTGGGAAATCCACCCTTCTGAAGGCCATCGCGGGCCTCCAGCCCGTCGAGCGGGGCCACGTCTACACCCACGGCCAGCCCTCGCTCCTCGGCGTCAACGCCGCCCTCATGAACGACCTCACCGGCGAGCGGAACGTGATCCTGGGCGGTCTCGCGATGGGCATGAGCCGCGCGGAGGTCCGGGCGCGCTACGCCGAGATCGTGGACTTCTCCGGCATCAACGAGAAGGACGACGCGATCTCCCGCCCCATGGGGACGTACTCCTCCGGGATGGGGGCCCGACTGCGCTTCTCCATCGCCGCCGCGAAGAGCCACGACGTCCTGCTCATCGACGAGGCCCTGTCCACCGGCGACGCCCGCTTCCGCCGCCGCAGCCAGGAACGGATCGACGAGCTGCGCGCGGAGGCGGGGACGGTCTTCCTGGTCAGCCACTCGAACTCGACCATCACGGAGACCTGCGAGCGGGCCCTGTGGCTGGAGGCGGGCACGCTGCGGATGGACGGCCCGGCGAAGGAGGTGGTGGCGGCGTACGAGGAGTTCACGGCGACAGGGCCCGGAACGGGGCCCGGGAAACCGGGCAAATGA
- a CDS encoding ABC transporter permease, with product MTTQTLSPPTGKAPPQAAPTEDLRALALRHGLTVSGARPSLPAYTRQLWSRRHFITAFATARLTAQYSQARLGQVWQVMTPLLNAAVYYLIFGVLMDAKQGVADYVPFLITGIFVWTFTSNTILAGTRAISGNLGLVRALHFPRASLPISLALQQLQQLLLSLAALVMILFGLGEFPTWSWLLAVPALLCQALFNTGVALALARLAARTPDISQLMPFVLRTWMYASGAMWSIQNLASSGRFPGGVVLALQCNPAAVYIDLVRFALIGSYTSEQLPPHVWALAAGWALLAFGGGFIWFWKAEETYGRG from the coding sequence GTGACCACCCAGACCCTCTCCCCGCCCACCGGGAAGGCCCCTCCACAGGCGGCCCCCACCGAGGACCTGCGCGCGCTCGCCCTGCGCCACGGCCTCACCGTCAGCGGGGCCCGCCCCTCACTGCCCGCCTACACCCGGCAGCTCTGGTCCCGCCGCCACTTCATCACGGCCTTCGCGACCGCCCGCCTGACCGCGCAGTACAGCCAGGCGCGCCTCGGCCAGGTCTGGCAGGTGATGACCCCGCTGCTCAACGCCGCCGTCTACTACCTGATCTTCGGCGTCCTCATGGACGCGAAGCAGGGCGTCGCCGACTACGTGCCCTTCCTGATCACCGGCATCTTCGTGTGGACGTTCACCTCGAACACGATCCTGGCCGGCACCCGGGCCATCAGCGGCAACCTGGGCCTGGTCCGCGCCCTGCACTTCCCCCGCGCGAGCCTGCCGATCTCGCTGGCACTCCAGCAGCTCCAGCAGCTGCTGCTCTCGCTCGCCGCGCTCGTCATGATCCTGTTCGGCCTCGGCGAGTTCCCCACCTGGAGCTGGCTGCTCGCCGTCCCCGCGCTGCTCTGCCAGGCGCTGTTCAACACGGGTGTGGCGCTCGCCCTCGCCCGGCTCGCGGCCCGCACCCCGGACATCTCGCAGCTGATGCCGTTCGTGCTCCGCACCTGGATGTACGCCTCGGGCGCGATGTGGTCGATCCAGAACCTGGCGAGCAGCGGCCGTTTCCCCGGGGGCGTGGTGCTGGCCCTCCAGTGCAACCCGGCGGCCGTCTACATCGACCTCGTGCGCTTCGCGCTGATCGGGAGCTACACCTCGGAACAGCTGCCGCCGCACGTCTGGGCGCTCGCCGCCGGCTGGGCCCTGCTGGCCTTCGGGGGCGGTTTCATCTGGTTCTGGAAGGCGGAGGAGACGTACGGCCGTGGCTGA
- a CDS encoding TetR/AcrR family transcriptional regulator: MTEPTPRRAPAGAAVLREDVTEAIRAAVFEELAAVGFARMSIEGIARRAGVGKTAVYRRWKSKLALVLDLVGAFATQGLPAPATGSLYGDVRALLEVASHALRHPVASQVIPDLLVEAARHPEIAEAVTAALLDGQQGVVTRIVREAVARGELPAGADPGRALDLVVGPLYWRLVVVRTPLPPGYVDDLTRSAVAALKA; this comes from the coding sequence ATGACCGAACCGACCCCCCGCCGCGCCCCCGCCGGAGCCGCCGTACTCCGCGAGGACGTGACCGAGGCCATCCGCGCCGCCGTCTTCGAGGAGCTCGCGGCCGTCGGCTTCGCCCGGATGTCCATCGAGGGCATCGCGCGCCGCGCGGGCGTCGGCAAGACCGCCGTCTACCGGCGCTGGAAGTCCAAGCTCGCCCTCGTCCTCGACCTCGTCGGCGCCTTCGCCACCCAGGGCCTGCCGGCGCCCGCCACCGGCTCCCTGTACGGGGACGTGCGCGCGCTCCTCGAAGTGGCCTCGCACGCCCTGCGCCACCCGGTCGCCTCGCAGGTCATCCCCGACCTGCTCGTCGAGGCGGCCCGGCACCCCGAGATCGCCGAGGCCGTCACCGCCGCGCTGCTCGACGGCCAGCAGGGCGTGGTGACCCGGATCGTCCGCGAGGCCGTCGCGCGCGGCGAACTCCCGGCGGGCGCCGACCCGGGCCGTGCCCTCGACCTGGTCGTCGGGCCGCTCTACTGGCGCCTCGTCGTCGTCCGTACGCCGCTGCCTCCGGGGTACGTGGACGATCTGACGCGGTCGGCGGTGGCCGCGCTCAAGGCCTGA
- a CDS encoding carbohydrate ABC transporter permease has translation MSSPATRTRARTDVSAPPPGSRARPTLAARAAARAAGGTVRVFLVLAGLFWLLPTVGLLLSSLRSPPDIAASGWWQVFTAPAQLTTENYTRLLANDTITGSLVSTVLITVPSTLLVLLLGSFAGYAFAWLEFPGRDWWFLGVVALLVVPVQVALVPVSKLFGAVGLFETTLGVVLFHTAFGLPFAIFLLRNFFAEIPRELLEAARLDGAGELRLFTQVVLPLGGPAIASLGIFQFLWVWNDMLIALIFADSQSPPITVALQQQVRQFGNNVDVLAPGAFVSMVVPLVVFFAFQRQFASGVMAGAVK, from the coding sequence ATGAGTTCCCCCGCCACCCGCACGCGCGCGCGTACCGACGTCTCCGCGCCGCCCCCGGGCTCCCGCGCCCGCCCGACGCTCGCCGCGCGGGCTGCGGCCCGGGCCGCCGGGGGCACGGTCCGGGTGTTCCTCGTCCTGGCCGGTCTGTTCTGGCTGCTGCCGACGGTGGGGCTGCTGCTCTCCTCGCTCCGCTCGCCCCCGGACATCGCGGCGAGCGGCTGGTGGCAGGTGTTCACGGCGCCGGCCCAACTGACCACCGAGAACTACACCCGTCTCCTCGCGAACGACACGATCACCGGCTCCCTCGTCTCCACCGTCCTGATCACGGTCCCGTCCACCCTGCTGGTCCTCCTCCTCGGCTCGTTCGCCGGGTACGCGTTCGCGTGGCTGGAGTTCCCGGGCCGGGACTGGTGGTTCCTCGGGGTGGTCGCCCTGCTCGTGGTCCCGGTGCAGGTCGCCCTCGTCCCGGTGTCGAAGCTCTTCGGCGCGGTGGGCCTCTTCGAGACGACGCTCGGGGTGGTCCTCTTCCACACGGCCTTCGGACTGCCGTTCGCGATCTTCCTACTGCGGAACTTCTTCGCGGAGATCCCGCGCGAGCTCCTGGAGGCGGCGCGGCTCGACGGGGCGGGCGAGCTACGGCTCTTCACCCAGGTGGTGCTGCCGCTCGGCGGTCCGGCGATCGCCTCACTGGGGATCTTCCAGTTCCTGTGGGTCTGGAACGACATGCTGATCGCGCTGATCTTCGCGGACTCGCAGTCGCCGCCGATCACGGTGGCGCTCCAGCAGCAGGTACGGCAGTTCGGCAACAACGTCGACGTGCTGGCGCCGGGGGCGTTCGTGTCGATGGTGGTGCCGCTGGTCGTCTTCTTCGCGTTCCAGCGCCAGTTCGCTTCCGGGGTGATGGCGGGCGCGGTGAAGTAG
- a CDS encoding carbohydrate ABC transporter permease, which translates to MPRHTTPHRAGSRSRTVAAGFLLPALLLLGALVVYPIGYSVQRSFFDRSGTSFVGLDNYLALVTDDSLRTAVRNNVIWLVFAPAVATALGLVFAVLTERVRWGTAFKLVVFMPMAISMLAAGIIFRLVYEQDPDRGVANAVWVGVHDTFAESSGFPRARPLPVHPLKAADGGAFVTEEPVRAGKPVRLPLIGVAPGQMPEEARPARQPAPAPDTIAGTAWLDFTRGGGGRQNAVDPTELGLAGLRIEAVRDGKVVARTTAAADGSFTLPADRADGAVLRLPASNFREQYNGVEWLGPSLVTPAVIGSYVWMWAGFAMVLIGAGLAAVPRELLEAARVDGANEWQVFRRITVPLLAPVLAVVLVTLMINVLKVFDLVFVIAPGSAQDDANVLALQLYRSSFGTDADLGIGSAIAVLLLLLVVPVMVLNIRRLRREARR; encoded by the coding sequence ATGCCGAGGCACACCACTCCCCACAGGGCCGGAAGCAGGAGCAGGACGGTCGCGGCGGGGTTCCTGCTCCCCGCCCTGCTCCTGCTCGGCGCGCTCGTCGTCTACCCGATCGGATACTCCGTCCAGCGCTCGTTCTTCGACCGCTCGGGCACCTCCTTCGTCGGCCTGGACAACTACCTCGCCCTGGTCACCGACGACTCGCTCCGCACCGCCGTCCGCAACAACGTGATCTGGCTGGTCTTCGCCCCGGCGGTCGCGACCGCCCTCGGCCTGGTCTTCGCCGTGCTCACCGAACGCGTGCGCTGGGGTACGGCGTTCAAGCTGGTCGTCTTCATGCCGATGGCGATCTCGATGCTCGCCGCCGGGATCATCTTCCGGCTGGTCTACGAGCAGGACCCGGACCGCGGCGTCGCCAACGCCGTCTGGGTCGGGGTCCACGACACCTTCGCCGAGTCCTCCGGCTTCCCCCGGGCCCGGCCGCTGCCCGTCCATCCGCTGAAGGCGGCCGACGGCGGCGCGTTCGTCACCGAGGAGCCGGTCCGCGCCGGGAAGCCCGTACGGCTTCCGCTGATCGGGGTGGCGCCGGGGCAGATGCCGGAGGAGGCCCGCCCGGCCCGGCAGCCGGCTCCCGCGCCGGACACGATCGCCGGCACGGCCTGGCTGGACTTCACCCGGGGCGGCGGCGGTCGGCAGAACGCCGTCGATCCGACCGAACTGGGCCTCGCGGGGCTGCGGATCGAGGCCGTACGGGACGGAAAGGTGGTCGCCAGGACCACGGCGGCGGCCGACGGCAGCTTCACGCTGCCCGCCGACCGCGCCGACGGAGCCGTACTGCGCCTGCCCGCGAGCAACTTCCGGGAGCAGTACAACGGCGTGGAGTGGCTCGGCCCCTCGCTCGTCACCCCGGCCGTCATCGGCTCGTACGTGTGGATGTGGGCCGGGTTCGCGATGGTGCTGATCGGCGCCGGGCTCGCGGCCGTCCCGCGCGAACTGCTCGAAGCGGCACGGGTGGACGGGGCGAACGAGTGGCAGGTGTTCCGCAGGATCACGGTGCCGCTCCTCGCCCCGGTCCTGGCGGTCGTCCTCGTCACCCTGATGATCAACGTGCTCAAGGTCTTCGACCTGGTGTTCGTCATCGCGCCGGGCTCGGCCCAGGACGACGCGAACGTGCTCGCGCTCCAGCTGTACCGCTCGTCGTTCGGTACGGACGCCGATCTCGGGATCGGCTCGGCCATCGCCGTCCTGCTGCTGCTCCTGGTGGTCCCGGTGATGGTCCTCAACATCCGCCGCCTGCGCCGGGAGGCCCGCCGATGA
- a CDS encoding ABC transporter substrate-binding protein, with product MRTTLRPRSKTAVTITAFTAITALTLAACGGGGAEKDPGESGPSGGALPLKGEKIEVAAVWTGPEQENFTKVLKEFEKRTGATVTFVPAQDPIVNFLGTKIAGGSPPDVAMLPQVGAIQQAAAQKWLKPVGPEAEAQLAANYSRGWQELGAVDGTQYGVYFKAANKSLVWYNSAVFESAGATEPKTWKEFLTTAETISASGVTPVSVGGADGWTLTDWFENIYLSQAGPAKYDQLAKHTIKWTDPSVTAALTTLGELFGKPALLAGGTSGALQTEYPVSVTQTFTGGDQPKGAMVFEGDFAAVNIAQTKAKIGTDAKVFPFPTVGTGTTPVVTAGDAAVALKDTKGAQALLAFLASADAAKIWAAEGGFLSPNKNLDLSAYPNDVQREIAKALIGAGDSFRFDMSDQMPQSFGGTPGKGEWKALQDFLKNPKDIAGTQARLEKDAEKAYRAAAKG from the coding sequence ATGCGGACAACTCTTCGTCCACGCAGCAAGACCGCGGTGACCATCACGGCGTTCACGGCGATCACCGCACTCACCCTCGCGGCGTGCGGTGGCGGCGGGGCCGAGAAGGATCCGGGGGAATCCGGGCCCAGCGGCGGCGCCCTCCCCCTGAAGGGCGAGAAGATCGAGGTCGCCGCCGTCTGGACGGGCCCCGAGCAGGAGAACTTCACCAAGGTCCTGAAGGAGTTCGAGAAGCGCACCGGCGCGACCGTCACCTTCGTGCCCGCCCAGGACCCGATCGTGAACTTCCTCGGTACGAAGATCGCGGGCGGTTCGCCGCCGGACGTCGCGATGCTCCCGCAGGTCGGCGCGATCCAGCAGGCCGCCGCGCAGAAGTGGCTGAAGCCGGTCGGGCCGGAGGCCGAGGCCCAGCTGGCCGCCAACTACTCGCGCGGCTGGCAGGAGCTCGGCGCGGTCGACGGCACCCAGTACGGGGTCTACTTCAAGGCCGCGAACAAGTCCCTGGTCTGGTACAACTCCGCCGTCTTCGAGAGCGCGGGCGCCACCGAGCCGAAGACCTGGAAGGAGTTCCTCACCACCGCCGAGACGATCTCGGCCTCCGGCGTCACCCCGGTCTCGGTGGGCGGCGCGGACGGCTGGACCCTCACCGACTGGTTCGAGAACATCTACCTCTCCCAGGCGGGCCCGGCCAAGTACGACCAGCTCGCGAAGCACACCATCAAGTGGACCGACCCGTCCGTCACCGCCGCCCTGACCACACTCGGCGAACTGTTCGGCAAGCCCGCCCTGCTCGCGGGCGGCACGAGCGGCGCGCTGCAGACGGAGTACCCGGTCTCGGTCACCCAGACGTTCACGGGCGGCGACCAGCCCAAGGGGGCGATGGTCTTCGAGGGCGACTTCGCGGCCGTCAACATCGCCCAGACGAAGGCGAAGATCGGCACGGACGCGAAGGTCTTCCCGTTCCCCACCGTCGGCACGGGCACCACCCCCGTGGTGACGGCCGGCGACGCGGCCGTGGCCCTCAAGGACACCAAGGGCGCGCAGGCGCTGCTCGCCTTCCTCGCCTCCGCGGACGCGGCGAAGATCTGGGCGGCCGAGGGCGGCTTCCTCTCCCCCAACAAGAACCTGGACCTGTCGGCGTACCCGAACGACGTCCAGCGGGAGATCGCGAAGGCGCTCATCGGCGCCGGTGACTCCTTCCGCTTCGACATGTCGGACCAGATGCCGCAGTCCTTCGGCGGGACGCCGGGCAAGGGCGAGTGGAAGGCGCTCCAGGACTTCCTGAAGAACCCGAAGGACATCGCGGGGACGCAGGCGCGTCTGGAGAAGGACGCGGAGAAGGCGTACCGGGCCGCGGCGAAGGGCTGA